TCACTTCACATCCCAACTGTGCCCGGCAAAATCTCAGCGGCAATACTTCCTGGCCTCACCCCGGTCTCTATTATGTTCCCGTATGGCATGACGGAAACCGGACTTCCTCGGAAGAAGAAGTGGGGGTGACGCGGCGGCTTGTTGTCGAGCTATTAGCAGCGACCTGGACTGATCAAGAAGGACACATCCGCCCTTTGACAGCTCACGATATCCTCATCGTCGCCCCTTATAACGCCCAAGTCACCAGACTTCGATCGGCTTTGCCCAAAGACGTTCGGGTCGGCACGGTGGATAAATTTCAGGGGCAAGAAGCACCAGTTGTCATTTACAGTACAGCCGCGTCAAATCCCGATGACATTTCTCACGGATTGGAGTTTCTCTATAGCTTAAACCGGCTCAATGTCGCCATTTCACGGGCCCAAGGTGTCGCCATTTTGATTGCGAGTCCTCTATTGCTATTCCATAAGCCCCTTCATATTGAGCATTTGAATTTGATTAATGCGCTTTGCGTGTTTGTTGAACAGAGTGAAATCGTTCCCTTAGCAAATCATTCACCGGTTCCCTCTTCGATCTTTGCCAAAGCCGTGACTGCTATTTAACAGGGAGTTTTCCCTTAAGCTTTGGGGACATTTTTAAATAGGACATCTGTGCGAAGCCCCCGGTGACCATAAGGAACATCTTGCCACGCGGTTTCGTTAAGCACTTCGAGGTGATAACTAGCTTCAGGCGGTTTGGTAAACAATACACGTTGTACCCACTGCCACTGCGCTTCTCGTAGACGGTCTATATGCTCTGGGTCCGCATCTGCATGGGAGATAAGCTGAGATTCCATTTTTTGTAACGAAGCAGGATAAAGCTCGGGATCTTCCGAAACTCGGACCGTGCGATCATGGGAGATCCGTTGTATGATATACCATACTCCGGGCGGCTCGTCCCTTACATCTTGGGTGTTAAAACGAATCCGCCCTCCGCTCAAATAGGCTGCCACGTCCCCTAAACAAGGGCTGTTGCGGGAAATCACACGCAAATCCGTTCGGTCAATGGGTTCATCATCAAACAAAACTGTAAATGCGACCGACAGGGCAAAAGCTCCACGAAATAAGCCGTCACAGGCATGTCCATGAAACTTAACCAAATCCTTCACCGTAATCCATTTCACATCATTGGCATATCGCCCGTGACTGGATTCGGTAT
The Sulfobacillus thermosulfidooxidans DNA segment above includes these coding regions:
- a CDS encoding formylmethanofuran dehydrogenase subunit E family protein — its product is MQMDNIVEWYWPRWAAEAKLPIFSVRDTESSHGRYANDVKWITVKDLVKFHGHACDGLFRGAFALSVAFTVLFDDEPIDRTDLRVISRNSPCLGDVAAYLSGGRIRFNTQDVRDEPPGVWYIIQRISHDRTVRVSEDPELYPASLQKMESQLISHADADPEHIDRLREAQWQWVQRVLFTKPPEASYHLEVLNETAWQDVPYGHRGLRTDVLFKNVPKA